The Triplophysa rosa linkage group LG25, Trosa_1v2, whole genome shotgun sequence genome window below encodes:
- the tmem59l gene encoding transmembrane protein 59-like — MLQFGGRVRGVPALVSLILVALAAASSDLFDNQLGDINYCKKQCQMSIKNKSPAKDSIMNACHRGCRLYSICQFVNGNAGINTSKEECQGACQEAYTKLLEQEACSTGCASQPAEPEIKRRKLKALTNRPKPISVMDALSSWCNDIVSSAQSFISSTWTFYLQADDGKVVVFQSQPEIEYSLPELQAPRSNVADKPWPQVNSHTQRPHTGGRSHGERNAAKPGAKGKHVSQHAEDAAAEHDFLGCMSRRSGLPRWILAACLFLSIMVMLWLSCASLVTAPEQHVKNQLSINGDKEFLDDTQKVNPYHLTPVIAMTISQSEESKEAGPLPVKVDLSKTSL, encoded by the exons ATGCTCCAGTTCGGCGGCAGGGTGCGCGGCGTTCCCGCGCTCGTTTCTCTTATTCTGGTAGCATTGGCGGCGGCATCATCTGATCTCTTTGACAACCAACTGGGCGATATCAATTACTGCAAAAAACAATGCCAGATGTCCATCAAAAACAAAAGCCCCGCCAAA GACTCCATCATGAATGCCTGTCACCGTGGATGCCGTCTGTACTCAATCTGCCAGTTTGTGAATGGAAACGCAGGCATCAATACCAGCAAAGAAGAATGCCAGGGAG cGTGCCAGGAGGCCTACACTAAACTGCTGGAGCAGGAGGCCTGTAGCACTGGGTGCGCCAGCCAACCCGCTGAGCCggagatcaaaaggagaaag CTGAAGGCCCTGACCAACCGCCCCAAGCCCATCTCAGTAATGGATGCCCTTTCCAGCTGGTGCAATGACATCGTCAGTTCTGCTCAGAGCTTCATTTCCTCCACCTGGACCTTCTACCTGCAGGCTGATGATGGGAAGGTGGTCGTGTTCCAG AGCCAACCAGAGATCGAATACTCCTTGCCCGAGTTACAAGCCCCGCGCTCCAACGTGGCTGACAAACCCTGGCCCCAAGTCAACTCGCACACACAGCGACCGCATACTG GTGGGCGGTCGCACGGGGAGAGGAATGCGGCAAAACCTGGAGCGAAAGGAAAGCATGTCAGCCAACACGCCGAGGATGCAGCTGCTGAGCATGACTTCCTGGGCTGCATGTCAAG GCGCTCAGGGCTGCCACGCTGGATATTAGCAGCATGTCTTTTTCTGTCTATCATGGTGATGCTGTGGCTGAGTTGTGCCAGTCTAGTCACAGCACCTGAGCAACACGTCAAGAATCAG CTAAGCATCAATGGAGATAAGGAGTTCTTGGATGACACCCAGAAGGTCAACCCATACCACCTGACGCCTGTGATTGCCATGaccatcagccaatcagaggaaAGCAAAGAGGCGGGTCCCCTTCCAGTCAAGGTGGACCTCAGCAAAACATCGCTTTAA